The Marispirochaeta aestuarii genome contains a region encoding:
- a CDS encoding TA system VapC family ribonuclease toxin — protein sequence MIFLPDVNVLIALAWPNHLHHGVAHSWFAETIVQNGEFWATSPLTQLAFVRISSNPRIIDEAVSPEEALNILERYSAHPSHRFWSDDVPVSAFSKLPASMLQGHRQVSDAHLILLAKNRRGTLVTFDRALAASVQNTDFDNSVLLLENSVV from the coding sequence GTGATCTTCCTGCCCGATGTAAATGTGTTGATTGCCCTGGCATGGCCAAACCATCTCCACCACGGTGTTGCCCATTCCTGGTTTGCTGAAACTATCGTTCAGAATGGTGAATTCTGGGCGACATCTCCTCTGACACAGCTGGCTTTCGTCAGAATATCTTCCAATCCGCGTATTATCGACGAAGCGGTATCCCCGGAGGAGGCTCTGAATATACTGGAAAGATATTCAGCTCATCCGTCTCACCGGTTCTGGTCCGACGATGTGCCGGTTTCGGCCTTTTCTAAGCTGCCTGCCTCCATGCTGCAGGGGCACAGGCAGGTTAGCGATGCCCACCTCATACTCCTGGCAAAAAACAGGAGAGGGACTTTGGTTACCTTTGATCGGGCCCTGGCTGCATCCGTACAGAACACAGACTTTGATAACTCCGTTCTGCTTTTGGAAAACAGCGTGGTTTAA
- a CDS encoding sensor domain-containing diguanylate cyclase: MLKLTMVFQFHYLQIVYFSASLLSLALAVITNKFPPFHGSRIWKITLLFVALWAGCDGLLKFFADITAKQILLRLSYLGVMGTTMSWSYFVLVYGNCGHLIGRKLKVFLLVIPSVSFLGVMTFSWHPWFYTSLELVQVNGLWVLARRYGPLFWIWAIYAYAVIVSSSILLIRAMVRFPKHYKYRISLLLTAAILPTVPNLLYLMGINLITPYDPSSLFFALSALLIGLGILRYRFFDVVPVAYHSVFQNMKSGVLVLDSSKKILDLNPEAERIFSVTHLKAIGKSLEGLTERAGELITKDRTGSVEMRLNGRLYEISSAPLVSPGNMGEGLILHFHDITAQKDTEKKLSDAYEQLKEIAGTDALTGLLNRWSFFEQARREFVRSQRNGSPFSMILIDLDNFKAVNDNMGHLAGDDVLRKTAGTLVELSRGGDVVARYGGDEFVVMPFQTDETHALELARRYVSAIPPRINSGAEMSVTLSIGIIVYDGSDETTLEDILDRADKAMYASKSGGKNRATIWRSDMKQDVVRI, encoded by the coding sequence ATGCTAAAATTAACCATGGTTTTTCAGTTCCATTATCTCCAAATAGTTTATTTCTCTGCAAGTCTTCTGTCTCTCGCATTGGCTGTCATCACAAACAAATTCCCTCCCTTTCACGGCAGTCGGATATGGAAAATAACCCTGCTTTTTGTCGCCTTGTGGGCAGGATGCGACGGACTGCTGAAATTCTTTGCAGATATCACAGCGAAGCAGATTCTATTGAGATTATCCTATTTGGGGGTCATGGGAACGACGATGTCCTGGTCCTACTTCGTCCTGGTCTACGGTAATTGCGGACATTTAATCGGGAGGAAGCTCAAGGTCTTTTTACTCGTGATTCCATCAGTCTCGTTTTTGGGAGTGATGACCTTTTCCTGGCACCCCTGGTTCTATACATCGTTGGAGCTTGTACAGGTAAATGGACTGTGGGTTTTGGCTCGCCGATACGGTCCCCTTTTCTGGATCTGGGCTATTTACGCCTATGCAGTCATTGTCTCCAGCAGTATTCTTCTGATCCGGGCCATGGTACGCTTTCCCAAGCATTACAAGTACCGGATTTCTCTGCTTCTGACGGCAGCCATTCTCCCCACGGTTCCGAACCTCCTCTACCTGATGGGAATTAATTTGATAACACCCTATGATCCATCATCTCTTTTCTTTGCGCTGAGCGCGCTGCTCATAGGTCTGGGCATCTTAAGGTACCGCTTTTTCGATGTGGTTCCCGTGGCCTATCATTCGGTCTTCCAAAATATGAAGAGCGGTGTTCTGGTCCTGGACAGCTCAAAGAAGATACTGGACCTCAATCCGGAAGCGGAGAGGATCTTTTCCGTCACCCATCTGAAAGCCATCGGCAAATCCCTCGAAGGCCTGACGGAAAGGGCAGGTGAGCTGATCACGAAAGACCGCACAGGATCTGTCGAGATGCGGCTGAACGGCCGTTTATATGAGATCAGCTCTGCTCCTCTGGTTTCTCCCGGCAACATGGGCGAAGGGCTAATCCTGCATTTTCACGACATAACCGCGCAAAAGGATACCGAGAAGAAGCTGTCTGATGCCTATGAGCAGCTCAAAGAGATTGCCGGCACCGATGCTCTGACGGGACTGTTAAACCGCTGGAGCTTCTTCGAGCAGGCGAGGAGGGAATTCGTCCGTTCTCAGAGAAACGGTTCTCCCTTCTCCATGATCCTGATCGATCTGGACAATTTCAAAGCTGTGAACGACAATATGGGTCATTTAGCTGGAGATGACGTGCTCAGGAAAACCGCCGGTACTCTTGTTGAACTGTCTCGCGGCGGAGACGTCGTTGCCCGCTACGGAGGAGACGAATTTGTTGTCATGCCCTTTCAAACCGATGAGACCCACGCCCTTGAGCTGGCAAGGAGATACGTATCGGCCATACCGCCGCGGATCAATAGCGGTGCGGAGATGTCGGTGACTCTGAGCATAGGAATAATCGTGTATGACGGCAGCGACGAGACCACCCTGGAGGATATACTCGACAGGGCTGATAAGGCCATGTATGCCTCCAAGTCAGGCGGTAAGAATCGGGCTACGATCTGGAGATCCGATATGAAGCAAGACGTGGTCAGAATATAA
- a CDS encoding FadR/GntR family transcriptional regulator, translating into MAKTDIQNLEEKIKTYILEHANGPGSKVETEEKLAEHFQVTRYRVRNVLNGLSQQGIITKTPRRGTFINKLDTDAITNTIKFNYQVSNFNLYESIEARIVIELAVIPLVVKRITPSGIVALESCVQKMLDNKNDPRVADEADMEFHATMLNSSGNKLLDSFSQIINQLFHQDDYRKKYWDPATIEQLALEHQSIAEAIQDGDTTLALERLKKHLHYTRKIELDGLRSTISSSV; encoded by the coding sequence ATGGCTAAGACTGATATTCAGAACCTGGAAGAGAAAATCAAGACATACATCCTGGAGCATGCAAATGGTCCCGGAAGCAAGGTGGAAACCGAAGAAAAGCTTGCGGAACATTTCCAGGTAACAAGGTACAGAGTGAGAAACGTGCTCAACGGTCTATCTCAGCAGGGTATTATTACCAAAACACCCCGCAGGGGAACATTTATCAATAAGTTGGACACAGATGCCATAACCAACACTATAAAGTTCAATTATCAGGTATCCAACTTCAATTTGTATGAATCTATCGAAGCGCGAATTGTGATAGAGCTGGCAGTTATACCGCTTGTGGTAAAAAGGATAACTCCGTCAGGAATTGTTGCGCTTGAATCCTGCGTACAAAAAATGCTTGATAATAAAAATGATCCAAGAGTTGCGGATGAAGCGGATATGGAATTCCATGCTACTATGCTCAATTCGAGCGGAAACAAGCTGCTTGACTCCTTTAGCCAGATTATAAACCAGCTTTTTCATCAGGATGATTACCGTAAAAAATACTGGGATCCGGCTACCATAGAGCAACTGGCTCTTGAGCACCAGTCGATTGCCGAAGCAATACAGGACGGTGACACGACGCTGGCCCTTGAGAGACTGAAAAAACATTTGCATTATACCAGAAAAATAGAGCTGGATGGGCTCAGAAGTACAATTAGCAGCAGTGTATAG
- a CDS encoding xylulokinase: protein MKSTEYVLSIDLGTSSCKLSVVDASGSVAATASAGYDTYSEKPGWAEQNPEDWLVAVSEASGRMLSFCDIDPHAIAAIVPTSAAHIGVLADNVGKSLRRAIIWSDQRSAREVEELNRLKGNLIFTQTNNQVSTTWTLPHFLWIKRHHPEIWGRIRHVSFSKDFLVYHLTGNWTSDFSTAVSSMLCNAGTGTWSEELAAMASLDISLLPEILPAGEISGTLNKNGARLLGLPSGIPVLCGALDSAMETYGAGARKPGDYVIRIGTAGGIHVIKQTPNPVGGLLTYPYLIDDLWYSQAGTNSAGSSITWAVETEGFPRTPEGYVAFDNLADQAPPGCEGLIFHPYLSGERTPYWNSDLRGTFSGVSFRHGKAHFARAVLEGVACSLYDALLALGDGDKLPATIGVVGGGGSDKVLMQILSTLMDRKLLAMKDIDSSYGAALYGLHTLGRGKKSGVFDGTTYVPEAENGENYEKTFTAYSKYAKQLLLLYAGGDDGLHPHDI from the coding sequence ATGAAAAGTACTGAGTACGTTCTAAGCATTGATTTGGGCACGAGCTCCTGTAAATTATCTGTTGTCGATGCTTCAGGTTCAGTTGCAGCTACAGCCTCTGCCGGATACGACACCTATTCAGAAAAACCAGGATGGGCCGAACAAAATCCTGAAGATTGGCTTGTTGCTGTATCTGAAGCGTCAGGAAGAATGCTGAGTTTCTGTGATATAGATCCACATGCTATTGCCGCTATTGTTCCAACCAGCGCTGCACACATTGGAGTGCTTGCTGACAATGTTGGAAAAAGCCTTCGGCGCGCTATTATCTGGAGCGACCAACGGTCTGCACGGGAGGTTGAGGAACTCAATCGGCTGAAGGGAAACCTGATTTTTACTCAGACAAATAACCAGGTTTCAACTACGTGGACATTACCCCATTTTCTGTGGATAAAGAGGCATCACCCGGAAATATGGGGGAGAATACGCCATGTTAGTTTTTCAAAGGATTTTCTTGTATATCATCTTACGGGAAATTGGACTAGTGATTTCTCTACAGCAGTTTCTTCCATGCTCTGCAATGCAGGAACTGGAACCTGGTCTGAAGAACTTGCAGCGATGGCATCACTGGATATTTCACTGCTGCCGGAGATTCTCCCGGCGGGTGAAATTTCTGGAACATTAAACAAGAATGGAGCACGACTGCTCGGGTTGCCTTCCGGAATCCCTGTTTTATGTGGAGCTCTGGACAGTGCCATGGAAACCTATGGAGCAGGTGCTCGTAAACCAGGGGACTATGTTATACGGATAGGAACTGCCGGGGGAATTCATGTTATCAAGCAAACACCGAATCCGGTCGGCGGGCTGCTGACTTATCCATATCTTATTGACGATCTCTGGTACTCTCAGGCGGGGACGAATTCTGCTGGTTCCTCCATAACATGGGCAGTGGAAACGGAGGGATTCCCCCGAACTCCGGAGGGATATGTCGCTTTCGATAACCTGGCGGATCAGGCTCCTCCTGGATGTGAGGGACTTATATTTCATCCCTACCTGTCCGGTGAGCGGACTCCCTACTGGAATTCGGACTTGAGGGGAACATTCTCGGGTGTGTCGTTCCGTCACGGAAAGGCACATTTTGCAAGGGCTGTTTTAGAAGGGGTCGCCTGTTCGTTATACGATGCGCTGCTTGCTCTCGGCGATGGCGATAAGTTGCCTGCAACGATTGGTGTAGTGGGTGGTGGAGGTTCTGACAAAGTGCTCATGCAGATTCTCAGTACGCTTATGGACAGGAAACTCCTGGCAATGAAAGATATCGATTCATCCTATGGTGCTGCTTTGTATGGTCTGCATACTCTGGGGCGTGGGAAAAAATCGGGCGTTTTTGACGGAACAACTTACGTACCCGAGGCCGAAAACGGGGAAAACTACGAAAAGACGTTTACAGCCTACAGTAAGTATGCAAAACAACTGCTTTTATTGTATGCTGGAGGGGATGATGGATTGCATCCCCATGACATTTGA
- a CDS encoding HpcH/HpaI aldolase family protein: protein MNETVRGLKLAGEKPVIGFGVCLGSVRIAEMVGRSRFDFAMVDLQHSHFDKESATGAIRSLARSNGPAPFGRVAENSPGSINNLLDAGATGIIVPMIESRQEAIRAVESAYYAPLGKRSKSSPAAVFYGDDYYEMINENINVILMIETVSSAEKAEEILSVPGITGCLVGGGDLRYSMMMSNTESEFDSVVSRVSAIAKKNNVAIGLSVGSPQDMKKWRAAGMDFFLLSHDMGLMNNALKEYQREFIEE from the coding sequence ATGAATGAAACAGTTCGAGGATTGAAGTTGGCGGGGGAGAAACCTGTCATTGGTTTTGGCGTATGTCTTGGAAGCGTTCGGATAGCAGAAATGGTTGGACGATCACGCTTTGACTTTGCAATGGTCGATCTGCAGCACAGCCATTTTGATAAGGAGAGTGCAACAGGTGCGATCCGCAGTCTCGCCCGCTCAAACGGTCCTGCACCCTTCGGCAGGGTTGCTGAAAACAGCCCTGGGTCCATTAATAACCTGCTGGATGCTGGAGCAACTGGAATTATTGTGCCAATGATCGAAAGCCGGCAAGAAGCTATCCGGGCAGTTGAGTCAGCATATTATGCTCCGTTAGGTAAACGTTCCAAGAGTAGCCCCGCGGCTGTGTTCTATGGAGACGATTACTATGAAATGATAAACGAAAATATAAATGTGATATTAATGATTGAAACAGTATCGTCCGCAGAAAAGGCCGAGGAAATTCTCTCTGTTCCGGGAATAACCGGTTGTCTTGTTGGCGGTGGGGATCTGAGGTATTCAATGATGATGTCGAATACTGAATCAGAGTTTGATTCTGTGGTAAGCAGAGTAAGTGCAATTGCAAAAAAAAATAATGTTGCAATAGGACTTAGTGTAGGTTCCCCTCAGGATATGAAAAAGTGGAGAGCTGCGGGGATGGATTTCTTCCTTCTGTCTCATGATATGGGCCTGATGAACAACGCACTCAAAGAGTACCAGCGGGAATTCATTGAAGAATGA
- a CDS encoding TRAP transporter large permease: MLLIVFIFTFFILFLFGMPISIAMITSSFVYIGLKGMDLGFMAMQMFSGLDNFVLIAIPMFILTAEIMNRTSVADRIFNFCKALVGYIPGGLGHVNIATSILFAGMSGSAVADVGGIGNLNYEAMVEEGFDKEFSAAITIASSTVGPIIPPSIPMVVYAMVANVSVGRLFFGGLIPGVIIGLVLMLYVFLVSFRRHYPKRKIENVRKYLQDLLVAFIQGILPLFTPVILLGGIYLGIVTTTEASAIAVVYSLILGVFLYRTMQFDEFIQSLKSVVITCGSILLVLPAAKVFSFVMTAENLQDYIFHFMTTFAGDNKFLIILSINLLFILLGALSDPTVNIMLFVPMVLPLVVASGMDPIHFGVIIVINAMIGNTTPPVGVVLMTVCGIKKLNYESTLRELWPMIVVLFIALALIIAIPQSVLAIPNALFG, from the coding sequence ATGCTGCTTATTGTGTTTATTTTTACCTTTTTTATCCTTTTTCTTTTTGGCATGCCTATCAGTATTGCGATGATAACTTCTTCTTTCGTTTATATCGGATTGAAAGGGATGGATCTTGGCTTTATGGCAATGCAGATGTTCTCCGGACTTGATAATTTCGTGTTGATTGCTATACCGATGTTTATTCTAACCGCTGAGATCATGAATAGAACCTCAGTTGCGGACAGGATATTTAATTTCTGTAAGGCGCTTGTCGGATATATTCCGGGAGGTTTGGGGCATGTAAATATTGCAACCAGTATCCTGTTCGCAGGCATGTCCGGATCAGCAGTAGCGGATGTTGGTGGAATAGGCAACCTGAACTATGAGGCCATGGTGGAGGAAGGCTTCGATAAAGAATTCAGCGCGGCGATTACAATTGCATCATCAACAGTAGGGCCAATAATTCCTCCCAGTATTCCTATGGTTGTTTATGCAATGGTTGCCAATGTATCTGTAGGGCGTCTGTTTTTCGGTGGATTAATCCCCGGCGTTATCATCGGGCTTGTACTGATGCTCTATGTTTTCTTGGTTTCGTTCAGACGACATTACCCGAAACGTAAAATTGAAAATGTCAGGAAATATCTGCAGGATCTGTTGGTTGCATTCATCCAGGGTATTCTTCCATTGTTTACACCGGTGATACTGCTTGGCGGGATTTACCTCGGGATTGTTACAACGACAGAGGCCTCAGCAATAGCTGTGGTATATTCACTGATTTTGGGAGTTTTTCTGTACAGGACCATGCAGTTTGACGAATTTATTCAAAGTTTGAAAAGCGTTGTAATTACCTGCGGTTCGATCCTGCTGGTTCTTCCAGCGGCGAAGGTCTTCAGTTTTGTAATGACTGCTGAAAATCTTCAGGATTATATTTTTCATTTTATGACAACTTTTGCAGGGGATAATAAATTTTTGATCATACTCAGTATAAATTTGTTATTCATTTTGCTGGGTGCCCTTTCTGATCCAACGGTAAATATCATGTTGTTTGTTCCTATGGTTCTTCCTCTTGTTGTTGCGTCAGGAATGGACCCGATTCACTTTGGTGTGATTATTGTAATAAATGCAATGATCGGTAATACTACCCCGCCAGTCGGAGTCGTGCTTATGACTGTTTGCGGGATTAAAAAGCTCAACTATGAATCTACTCTCAGGGAGCTGTGGCCGATGATAGTTGTGTTGTTTATTGCTCTTGCATTGATAATTGCTATACCGCAAAGCGTGCTCGCAATCCCAAATGCACTTTTCGGATGA
- a CDS encoding TRAP transporter small permease translates to MTQKSILQLSLKISRLLQKIELFAGMFCLAVMLTVIVLNIIFRYVLFKPFAWSDELSNYLFIWMSFLASAYVMGEDNHVRVTAIEQRLPKRVRNIVHLIMNVIMLLVFLWYIAPSFGILKNLRRSNMLRVPLKYVYLIIPIAFSLMALHVISNIFLDFNRIHEDMSSRKTSKQMLKS, encoded by the coding sequence ATGACGCAAAAGAGCATTTTGCAGCTGTCGTTGAAGATTTCACGCCTGTTGCAGAAAATAGAACTTTTTGCCGGCATGTTCTGCCTTGCAGTCATGCTGACGGTGATCGTACTGAATATTATTTTTCGCTATGTTCTGTTCAAACCATTTGCATGGTCTGATGAACTCAGTAATTACCTTTTTATCTGGATGAGCTTCCTCGCTTCCGCTTATGTAATGGGAGAAGATAACCATGTCCGTGTGACAGCGATTGAACAACGTTTGCCCAAACGAGTCAGGAATATAGTTCATCTGATAATGAATGTAATAATGCTGCTTGTTTTTCTATGGTATATTGCACCGTCCTTTGGCATCTTAAAGAATCTCAGAAGATCAAACATGCTCAGGGTTCCGCTCAAGTATGTCTATCTGATCATTCCAATAGCTTTTTCCCTTATGGCTCTTCATGTAATAAGCAATATTTTCCTGGACTTTAATCGCATTCATGAAGATATGAGCAGCCGGAAAACTTCAAAACAAATGCTTAAAAGCTAA
- a CDS encoding TRAP transporter substrate-binding protein has translation MRNPNTRILGLVLVCFLIAGTLYAGGEGESGGTEKRVLSYAHVFATDHPVHVALLEANDLLKEKSGGRLELNIYPNGTYANYNDAVQAVIMGQLDMAPLDSASEYLPKSGVLLGPYVFRSYAHWNNFKESQLYKNLKKEIGEAVGVKQLDHYNFGFRNVTGNKPLVKLDDFNRLKLRVVNFPPYNEIATIFNAVGTSLPIGDVYMGLQTGVVDAQENPLTQIVTMKFYEVQKYLMLTRHMLAVAGTIMAESTWNSLSPEEQKIIEEVFTFEANRIDEIVQNNENALMDQVESYGMTIIDDIDTRPFMDRVPLVLERNPEWVDLYNNIQSIPD, from the coding sequence ATGAGAAATCCAAACACGAGGATTCTGGGTTTAGTATTGGTATGTTTTCTTATTGCAGGGACACTCTATGCCGGGGGTGAAGGTGAAAGTGGTGGTACCGAAAAACGTGTTCTGTCGTATGCACATGTTTTCGCTACAGATCATCCTGTGCATGTTGCACTGCTGGAAGCTAATGATCTGCTGAAGGAGAAATCGGGAGGACGACTGGAGCTTAATATATACCCGAACGGTACATATGCAAATTATAACGATGCTGTTCAGGCTGTTATCATGGGACAGCTGGATATGGCACCGTTGGACAGTGCTTCGGAATATCTGCCGAAATCCGGTGTTCTTCTTGGACCATACGTGTTCAGGAGTTACGCTCACTGGAATAACTTCAAAGAAAGTCAGCTTTATAAAAACCTGAAGAAAGAGATTGGAGAGGCTGTTGGGGTTAAACAGCTTGATCATTATAACTTTGGATTCAGGAATGTAACCGGAAACAAGCCTCTGGTTAAGCTTGATGACTTCAACAGGCTTAAATTGCGGGTTGTAAACTTTCCTCCCTATAACGAGATCGCCACTATTTTTAATGCTGTCGGAACCTCTCTGCCCATCGGTGATGTGTATATGGGGTTGCAGACGGGAGTGGTCGACGCCCAGGAAAATCCGCTCACGCAAATTGTTACCATGAAATTCTATGAAGTCCAGAAGTATCTCATGCTGACCAGGCATATGCTTGCAGTAGCGGGAACCATTATGGCTGAATCGACCTGGAACTCTCTATCTCCGGAAGAGCAGAAAATCATAGAAGAGGTATTCACCTTTGAAGCAAACCGGATAGATGAGATTGTACAGAATAATGAGAATGCCCTGATGGATCAGGTGGAATCCTATGGCATGACCATCATCGATGATATCGATACCAGACCTTTTATGGACAGGGTTCCCCTTGTTCTGGAAAGGAATCCCGAGTGGGTAGACCTGTACAATAATATTCAGTCCATTCCCGACTAA
- the msrB gene encoding peptide-methionine (R)-S-oxide reductase MsrB, with protein MNMRIYILAGIIAAAAFFPALAAGKQETGEQPMMAPAAGDVLPPSGTAGDAYVRPGDEELMKELTGMQFDVARRNGTEPPYRNEYWDNHEEGIYVDVVSGEPLFSSTDKYDSGTGWPSFTKPIAGGNIVEHIDTSYGMRRVEVRSFYADSHLGHVFTDGPQPAGLRYCINSASLEFIPVNRLEQEGYGELLYLFSGDGNG; from the coding sequence ATGAACATGCGAATATATATTCTTGCCGGCATTATTGCCGCTGCCGCGTTTTTTCCTGCCCTGGCGGCGGGAAAACAGGAGACCGGGGAGCAGCCCATGATGGCCCCTGCTGCAGGTGATGTTCTGCCTCCTTCGGGAACAGCCGGGGATGCCTACGTCAGGCCCGGGGATGAGGAATTAATGAAGGAGCTTACCGGGATGCAGTTTGATGTTGCCCGGCGCAACGGTACGGAGCCGCCGTACAGGAACGAGTACTGGGACAATCACGAGGAAGGCATCTACGTGGATGTAGTATCCGGGGAGCCTCTTTTCAGTTCGACGGACAAGTATGATTCGGGTACCGGTTGGCCCAGTTTTACGAAGCCCATCGCCGGGGGGAATATTGTCGAACATATCGACACCTCCTACGGAATGAGAAGGGTAGAGGTCCGCAGTTTTTATGCTGATTCACATCTGGGGCACGTTTTTACCGACGGGCCGCAGCCCGCGGGGCTCCGTTACTGCATCAATTCAGCATCCCTTGAGTTTATCCCTGTAAACAGGCTGGAGCAGGAAGGATACGGAGAACTTTTGTATCTTTTTTCAGGGGATGGGAACGGGTAA
- a CDS encoding cytochrome c biogenesis protein DipZ encodes MMVLAFFAFLSGIVTILSPCILPVLPIVLSGSIGGKSRPLGVVAGFVISFSLFTLLLSSLVQALKVPPDALRIVAVIVILSFGAVLVVPQLQQRFERLVSRAGSRKQGRQHSGFGGGLMVGGSLGLLWTPCVGPIMASVISLAVSQQVDGGSVVIVLAYSAGTAVPMFGVMLGGRRLLNRVPKLVANTGRIQRIFGIVMIVAGISIAMGADRRFQTMVLDVFPDYGSGLTFFEDAAFIRRELDSRSGNRNGNTETEGASKPLSLENRPEKGILENFGNAPEIVTQGEWFNSRPLKMEDLRGKVVLVDFWTYSCVNCVRTMPYLRAWYEAYADQGFEIIGVHSPEFAFERDPENVARAMKDLSIRWPVVLDNDFRQWRAYNNRYWPAHFFIDAEGVIRYFHFGEGEYENSEKVIRSLLAEAGKTPEKTAEASAWEGLHSRTAETYLGYRRAEGFLSEALLKRNEPMGYSIDRVPENGEWALEGEWLIRADSIQISGQGAIELGFYSKEIYVVIEPLTRGGRVRVSVDADEKTVIEPAESGLYRLAGFDEAEERLLRLEADGDFRFYAFTFG; translated from the coding sequence ATGATGGTACTCGCTTTTTTCGCCTTTCTGTCGGGCATTGTCACGATATTATCGCCGTGCATACTTCCGGTTCTCCCGATTGTCCTGTCAGGCAGTATCGGCGGAAAAAGCAGGCCCCTGGGCGTTGTCGCCGGGTTCGTAATCAGCTTCAGCCTGTTTACGCTTCTGCTGTCAAGCCTGGTTCAGGCACTGAAGGTTCCGCCGGATGCCCTGAGAATCGTCGCGGTAATCGTGATACTGAGCTTCGGCGCCGTCCTTGTCGTTCCGCAGCTGCAGCAGCGTTTTGAACGTCTGGTATCGAGAGCAGGCAGCAGGAAGCAGGGCAGGCAGCACAGCGGATTCGGCGGGGGGCTGATGGTGGGGGGAAGTCTCGGGCTGCTGTGGACGCCCTGCGTCGGACCGATAATGGCTTCGGTAATCAGTCTTGCGGTGAGTCAGCAGGTGGACGGCGGTTCAGTCGTAATCGTGCTTGCCTATTCCGCCGGAACTGCGGTCCCGATGTTCGGCGTCATGCTCGGAGGACGCAGGCTTCTGAACCGCGTTCCGAAGCTGGTGGCGAACACCGGCAGGATTCAGAGGATTTTCGGCATCGTAATGATCGTCGCCGGGATATCCATCGCCATGGGTGCGGACCGGCGGTTTCAGACCATGGTCCTGGATGTTTTTCCGGATTACGGCAGCGGTCTTACCTTTTTCGAGGACGCCGCTTTCATTCGGCGGGAGCTGGACAGCCGTTCCGGCAATAGAAACGGGAATACGGAAACGGAGGGTGCATCGAAACCTTTGAGCCTGGAAAATCGGCCGGAGAAGGGTATTCTCGAGAATTTTGGCAATGCGCCGGAAATCGTTACCCAGGGAGAATGGTTCAACAGCCGGCCCCTGAAGATGGAGGATCTCAGGGGAAAGGTTGTTCTCGTGGATTTCTGGACCTACAGCTGCGTAAACTGTGTGCGGACAATGCCCTACCTGCGCGCCTGGTATGAGGCCTACGCGGATCAGGGATTTGAGATTATAGGTGTTCATTCCCCCGAGTTTGCCTTCGAACGTGATCCTGAGAATGTGGCCCGGGCAATGAAGGACCTGAGTATACGCTGGCCGGTTGTTCTCGATAATGATTTCAGACAGTGGAGGGCCTATAATAACCGCTATTGGCCGGCCCATTTCTTTATCGATGCGGAAGGAGTCATCAGATATTTTCATTTTGGCGAAGGCGAGTATGAAAACTCTGAAAAGGTTATCCGGAGTCTCCTTGCAGAAGCCGGAAAAACACCTGAAAAAACTGCAGAAGCATCGGCCTGGGAAGGCCTTCACAGCAGAACAGCAGAAACCTATCTGGGGTACCGCCGTGCAGAGGGCTTTCTCTCCGAAGCTCTGCTCAAAAGGAATGAGCCCATGGGCTACTCAATTGACCGGGTTCCGGAAAACGGCGAATGGGCCCTGGAGGGGGAATGGCTTATCCGGGCCGACTCGATACAGATCAGCGGGCAGGGTGCGATTGAGCTCGGGTTCTACTCAAAGGAGATCTATGTGGTAATCGAACCCCTTACCCGGGGGGGACGTGTGCGCGTCAGTGTGGATGCCGATGAAAAGACTGTTATTGAACCCGCTGAAAGCGGTCTTTACCGGCTGGCCGGGTTTGACGAAGCCGAAGAGCGGCTGCTGCGGCTTGAGGCTGATGGTGATTTCAGATTTTATGCGTTTACCTTCGGGTAA
- a CDS encoding thioredoxin family protein — MRVFTVIAFVLLIVSFPAFSGGQSESVDVMEGGMMEAMEMPEVNAIVDFRSLDHARELAAEKPTVLFFNASWCPSCKGAVRDFEANEVEIRDYYLVYVDYDSSDDLQEKYGVTYQHTFVQIDSEGKAVTKWNGGGTGEFLNKVKVM, encoded by the coding sequence ATGAGAGTGTTTACAGTAATTGCGTTTGTACTCTTGATCGTATCCTTTCCGGCATTCAGCGGAGGACAGTCCGAATCCGTCGATGTGATGGAAGGAGGTATGATGGAAGCCATGGAAATGCCGGAGGTCAATGCGATTGTTGATTTCAGATCCCTGGATCATGCCCGGGAGCTTGCCGCCGAAAAGCCGACGGTGCTTTTTTTCAACGCGAGCTGGTGTCCCAGCTGCAAGGGGGCGGTGAGGGACTTCGAGGCGAATGAGGTCGAGATCAGGGATTACTACCTGGTTTATGTGGACTATGACAGCTCGGATGATCTCCAGGAGAAGTACGGGGTCACCTATCAGCATACCTTTGTACAGATTGATTCTGAGGGAAAGGCTGTTACCAAGTGGAACGGCGGCGGGACAGGCGAGTTTCTGAACAAGGTTAAGGTAATGTAA